A region of Streptomyces paludis DNA encodes the following proteins:
- a CDS encoding TetR/AcrR family transcriptional regulator C-terminal domain-containing protein, with protein sequence MVKVAVTRLDRGLVARTALDVLNEVGLDGLSLRAIAGRLDVKAPALYWHFKDKQALLDEMATEMLRRATAAAPGAPDPDWRAGLAHSMRGLRAELLRYRDGAKVYSGTHFTDIAYAASLDAYLRTFTDAGFTVRAAARAWFTAYSYTIGYVTEEQAMGPDTADPGGADPGGVDSGGTGPEPYDLGARAERLAAYPLAAAAGEELFRDRGAGFEAGLAAVVAGIELTLAPRSFTD encoded by the coding sequence ATTGTCAAGGTGGCTGTGACACGACTGGACCGCGGGCTGGTCGCCCGTACCGCGCTCGACGTACTGAACGAGGTCGGGCTCGACGGGCTGTCCCTGCGCGCCATCGCGGGGCGGCTGGACGTCAAGGCGCCCGCCCTCTACTGGCACTTCAAGGACAAGCAGGCGCTGCTCGACGAGATGGCGACCGAGATGCTCCGGCGCGCGACCGCCGCGGCGCCCGGCGCGCCCGATCCCGACTGGCGGGCCGGGCTCGCGCACAGCATGCGCGGACTCCGCGCCGAGCTGCTGCGCTACCGCGACGGCGCCAAGGTATACAGCGGTACGCACTTCACGGACATCGCCTACGCGGCTTCCCTGGACGCCTATCTGCGCACCTTCACCGACGCCGGATTCACCGTGCGCGCCGCCGCCCGGGCCTGGTTCACCGCGTACAGCTACACGATCGGTTACGTCACCGAGGAGCAGGCGATGGGGCCGGACACCGCCGATCCCGGGGGTGCTGATCCCGGTGGTGTGGACTCCGGGGGTACGGGACCGGAGCCGTACGACCTCGGCGCGCGGGCCGAGCGGCTCGCGGCGTATCCGCTGGCCGCGGCGGCGGGGGAGGAGCTGTTCCGGGACCGCGGGGCGGGGTTCGAGGCCGGGCTCGCCGCCGTTGTCGCGGGGATCGAACTCACCCTCGCTCCCCGGTCCTTCACCGACTGA
- a CDS encoding IS4 family transposase yields the protein MQSATVTYSRAITVAPGKYAPGHLGELTPYLPFAAVDEVLEEAGRLGQRRRDLPTRVGVYWVLALALFGCGYRAGWNRLTAGLAHVAEVPMPSVTALAGLRHRVGTEPVKALFTAVSGPLAIPGSTPGSFYRGRRVVAFDGCSSIKVRDLPCNRRWLEKIRHAVGWAGYPSLMLMTLVETGTRSIIGAGFGSLRHGERHYAHSLLPLLDTSMLLLADRGFDGNDFLAQTDATGAAFLIRLKSARRPTIEQRLPDGSYLTRLGHLTVRVIEASITTTCADGTHWTSNYRLATNLLDEGPDPAERLLALYHERWEIEVTYLALRHTLMKGRVLSSGTPDGIRQEMWALLTVYQLLRTAMTDAAATTGLDPDRMSFTRALEAAQLSVINATGITPTTTSPGPDTGPGTHSPPDSIHRTLLAHPLPPRRPRTSTRKVKSPISRYHTAPQTGRPARSTPVTEITLTIHHPGNPAPPPTTPPAPPRRPTRLDQIINAIHNNPDHTWTPKEITRAINYQGSSGTLVTQLTQWVTKGFLHKIAHGIYTPPPPTTNTTNP from the coding sequence ATGCAGTCTGCCACTGTGACGTATTCGCGTGCTATCACTGTCGCTCCGGGGAAGTACGCACCCGGACATCTGGGCGAATTGACGCCGTACCTGCCCTTCGCGGCTGTCGATGAGGTGTTGGAGGAGGCCGGCCGGCTGGGGCAGCGCCGGCGGGACCTGCCCACGCGGGTGGGCGTGTACTGGGTACTCGCGCTGGCATTGTTCGGATGCGGATACCGTGCCGGGTGGAACCGGCTGACCGCGGGACTGGCCCATGTCGCGGAGGTGCCCATGCCCTCGGTGACAGCCCTGGCAGGCTTACGCCACCGGGTGGGAACCGAGCCTGTCAAAGCACTGTTCACCGCGGTCTCGGGCCCGCTCGCGATCCCGGGCTCCACCCCGGGTTCCTTCTACCGGGGACGACGCGTCGTGGCCTTCGACGGCTGCTCGTCCATCAAAGTACGGGACCTGCCCTGCAACCGCCGCTGGCTGGAGAAAATCCGCCACGCGGTGGGCTGGGCCGGCTACCCGAGCCTGATGCTGATGACACTGGTGGAGACCGGCACCCGCAGCATCATCGGAGCCGGGTTCGGCTCCCTGCGCCACGGCGAACGCCACTACGCACACAGCCTGCTGCCTCTCCTGGACACCAGCATGCTGCTGCTCGCCGACCGCGGCTTCGACGGAAACGACTTCCTCGCCCAGACCGACGCCACCGGCGCGGCCTTCCTCATCCGCCTCAAATCCGCCCGCAGACCAACCATCGAACAACGCCTGCCCGACGGCTCCTACCTCACCCGCCTGGGACACCTCACAGTCCGCGTCATCGAAGCGTCCATCACCACCACCTGCGCCGACGGCACCCACTGGACCAGCAACTACCGCCTGGCCACCAACCTCCTCGACGAGGGCCCCGACCCGGCAGAACGCCTCCTCGCCCTCTACCACGAACGCTGGGAGATCGAAGTCACCTACCTCGCCCTGCGCCACACCCTGATGAAAGGACGCGTCCTGTCCTCCGGCACCCCCGACGGAATCCGCCAGGAAATGTGGGCCCTGCTGACCGTCTACCAACTCCTGCGGACCGCCATGACCGACGCCGCGGCCACCACCGGACTCGACCCCGACCGGATGAGCTTCACCCGCGCACTGGAAGCCGCCCAGCTCTCCGTCATCAACGCCACCGGAATCACCCCCACCACCACCAGCCCCGGCCCCGACACCGGCCCCGGCACCCACAGCCCCCCGGACAGCATCCACCGCACCCTGCTCGCACACCCCCTCCCCCCACGACGGCCCCGGACCAGCACCCGCAAAGTCAAATCCCCCATCTCCCGCTACCACACAGCCCCCCAAACCGGACGCCCCGCCCGCAGCACCCCCGTCACCGAGATCACCCTCACCATCCACCACCCCGGCAACCCCGCCCCACCACCCACCACACCCCCCGCCCCACCACGCCGCCCCACCCGCCTCGACCAGATCATCAACGCCATACACAACAACCCCGACCACACCTGGACCCCCAAAGAAATCACCCGCGCCATCAACTACCAAGGCTCCTCCGGAACCCTGGTCACCCAACTCACCCAATGGGTCACCAAAGGCTTCCTCCACAAAATCGCCCACGGCATCTACACACCCCCACCACCCACAACCAACACCACAAACCCTTAA
- a CDS encoding bifunctional metallophosphatase/5'-nucleotidase translates to MAVGALAVATALFGLQAAPTPARAAERVPVQLLALNDLHGNLEPVDGAAGRITHRGDSLQAGGLAQMATLLDEAKVGRTNSLVVAAGDMIGGSPLLSAIFHDEPTVAALDELGLAASSVGNHEFDEGPVELRRIIDGGCHPVDGCAPDAPYAGAGFPYLGGNVTARGGDTPLFQPYTVKTLPTGQKIGFIGVVTKNAPTVINASMIRDVEFHEELPVIEKYSKELTRQGVRAQVLLIHEGETVNGVADGKCDEGEPGARLVGRVKEIAQQAPTAVGLVVSGHSHDSYECTVLDPAGKRRMVTQADSFGRSFTDLRFDLNARGEILRSTVRAQHRPVPVTTPQQPAMAKLIDTWRARSEAQANRVVGYIAGDLPGRGSTVPEAPLGSLITDAQAASGRGYGADFALTNPGSLRADLIYKDGGAVTYADAYRVQPFANALWVLPITGEQLVTALKQQLSGDNEAKTVFLQLSKELSYSVDMSRSGADRVLVDTIRLNGLPLDPAATYKVAVNDFLANGGNNFGVFTEITTREGGTTTDLDALVSYLESTTSPEHPAPVPAPGRITFVTP, encoded by the coding sequence GTGGCCGTTGGTGCGCTTGCCGTCGCCACCGCGCTGTTCGGTCTTCAGGCAGCACCCACCCCCGCGCGTGCCGCTGAGCGCGTGCCCGTTCAGCTGCTCGCGCTCAATGATCTGCACGGCAATCTCGAACCCGTGGACGGTGCCGCGGGGCGTATTACCCACCGGGGGGATTCCCTTCAGGCCGGTGGGCTGGCGCAGATGGCTACGTTGCTGGACGAGGCCAAGGTCGGGCGGACGAACAGTCTGGTGGTGGCTGCCGGGGACATGATCGGTGGTAGTCCGCTGCTGTCGGCGATCTTCCATGACGAGCCGACCGTGGCCGCGCTCGACGAACTCGGTCTCGCCGCTTCCTCCGTCGGCAACCATGAGTTCGACGAGGGGCCGGTGGAGCTGCGGCGGATCATCGACGGTGGGTGTCATCCGGTGGACGGGTGTGCGCCGGACGCGCCGTACGCCGGGGCCGGGTTTCCGTATCTCGGGGGGAATGTCACCGCGCGCGGTGGCGACACCCCGCTGTTCCAGCCGTACACCGTGAAGACGCTGCCCACCGGGCAGAAGATCGGGTTCATCGGTGTGGTGACCAAGAACGCGCCCACCGTCATCAACGCCTCCATGATCCGTGACGTGGAGTTCCACGAGGAGCTGCCGGTCATCGAGAAGTACTCGAAGGAGCTGACCAGGCAGGGCGTACGGGCCCAGGTCCTGCTGATCCACGAGGGCGAGACCGTCAACGGTGTCGCGGACGGGAAGTGCGACGAGGGCGAGCCGGGGGCCCGGCTCGTGGGGCGGGTCAAGGAGATCGCGCAGCAGGCGCCGACCGCCGTCGGGCTCGTCGTCAGCGGCCACTCGCACGACTCGTACGAGTGCACCGTCCTCGATCCGGCCGGCAAGCGCCGGATGGTCACGCAGGCGGACTCCTTCGGGCGGTCCTTCACCGATCTGCGCTTCGATCTGAACGCCCGGGGCGAGATTCTGCGCAGTACGGTACGGGCCCAGCACCGGCCCGTCCCCGTCACCACCCCCCAGCAGCCGGCCATGGCGAAGCTCATCGACACCTGGCGCGCCCGGTCGGAGGCGCAGGCCAACCGGGTCGTCGGCTATATCGCGGGCGATCTGCCGGGCCGCGGTTCCACCGTCCCCGAGGCGCCGCTCGGCAGCCTCATCACCGACGCCCAGGCCGCGTCCGGCCGGGGTTACGGCGCCGACTTCGCGCTGACCAACCCGGGCAGCTTGCGGGCCGACCTCATCTACAAGGACGGCGGCGCGGTGACATACGCGGATGCCTACCGCGTCCAGCCGTTCGCCAACGCCCTGTGGGTGCTGCCCATCACCGGGGAGCAGCTCGTCACCGCGCTCAAGCAGCAGCTCAGCGGCGACAACGAGGCCAAGACGGTCTTCCTCCAGCTGTCGAAGGAGCTGAGCTACTCGGTCGACATGAGCAGGTCCGGGGCCGACCGGGTGCTCGTCGACACGATCCGGCTGAACGGGCTGCCGCTGGATCCGGCGGCCACGTACAAGGTCGCGGTCAACGACTTCCTCGCCAACGGCGGCAACAACTTCGGGGTCTTCACCGAGATCACCACCCGTGAGGGCGGCACCACCACCGACCTCGACGCCCTCGTCTCGTACCTGGAGTCCACCACTTCGCCCGAGCACCCGGCCCCCGTGCCGGCGCCGGGCCGGATCACCTTCGTCACGCCGTAA
- a CDS encoding DUF1918 domain-containing protein, producing MKANKGDRLVTHGRVVGEHDREVEIVEVLGPEGTPPFRVRAENGHESIISPGPDSELRPHRDGE from the coding sequence ATGAAGGCGAACAAGGGCGACCGTCTCGTCACCCACGGCCGGGTGGTCGGGGAGCACGACCGGGAGGTGGAGATCGTCGAGGTGCTGGGCCCGGAGGGGACGCCGCCGTTCCGGGTACGGGCGGAGAACGGCCATGAGTCGATCATCTCCCCCGGCCCGGACAGCGAGCTGAGGCCGCACCGGGACGGCGAGTAG
- a CDS encoding FAD-dependent monooxygenase, with the protein MELNDVKETVRDVLVVGAGAAGLALACDLRRRGVDVQVVERAAGLFPGSRGKGVQPRTQEVLDDLGVIAEVRALGGPAPVGMVWENGVRQGEHRLFEDQTATAAEPYTGPWLLPQWRTQEILYARLLELGGSVTFGTALTGLTQDADGVTAELTRAPTAGGDGGAGAGGGGGAGAGAGARSLRTAYVVAADGGRSTVRGLLGIGMTGETVDPAPMLVADVRVPALDRLNWHIFPAADGLFTTLCPLPGTPDFQLVAKCAPDRAPDTTPEGIRALVAARTHLTADDVTEVRWASDFRPRAALADRFRAGRVFLAGDAAHVHSPAGGQGLNTSVQDAYNLGWKLGQVLRHGAAPALLDSYEAERRPVAAEMLGLSTRIHRGEARRGAATRQLGLGYRDGPLSRGAAGALRAGDRAPDGPLTADPLNTGSDDTTASGDTTIFDALRGPHFTLLAVATDAELPPLDERLVHRHPVGPYEPYGKGLFLIRPDGYVGWAGEDATGLREWLRTVGADTSEDGR; encoded by the coding sequence ATGGAACTTAACGATGTTAAGGAAACGGTCCGGGACGTTCTCGTCGTGGGCGCGGGCGCGGCCGGCCTGGCACTCGCCTGCGATCTGCGCCGGCGCGGGGTGGACGTACAGGTGGTGGAGCGGGCGGCGGGGCTCTTCCCCGGCTCGCGCGGCAAGGGCGTCCAGCCCCGCACCCAGGAGGTGCTGGACGATCTCGGGGTGATCGCGGAGGTCCGCGCGCTGGGCGGCCCCGCGCCGGTCGGCATGGTCTGGGAGAACGGCGTACGACAGGGCGAGCACCGGCTGTTCGAGGACCAGACGGCGACCGCGGCCGAGCCGTACACCGGCCCCTGGCTGCTGCCGCAGTGGCGGACACAGGAGATCCTGTACGCGCGGCTGCTGGAGCTGGGCGGCAGCGTCACGTTCGGTACGGCGCTGACGGGCCTCACGCAGGACGCGGACGGCGTGACGGCGGAGCTGACGCGGGCGCCGACGGCGGGCGGGGACGGGGGCGCGGGTGCGGGCGGGGGCGGGGGCGCGGGTGCGGGTGCGGGCGCGAGGTCCCTCCGTACGGCCTATGTCGTAGCGGCCGACGGAGGCCGCAGCACGGTGCGCGGGCTGCTCGGCATCGGCATGACGGGCGAGACCGTCGACCCGGCGCCGATGCTGGTCGCGGATGTGCGCGTACCCGCGCTGGACCGGCTGAACTGGCATATCTTCCCGGCCGCCGACGGTCTGTTCACGACCCTGTGCCCGCTGCCGGGCACGCCCGACTTCCAGCTGGTCGCCAAGTGCGCCCCGGACCGGGCGCCGGACACCACCCCCGAGGGGATACGCGCGCTCGTCGCTGCCCGTACGCACCTCACGGCGGACGACGTCACCGAGGTCCGCTGGGCGTCGGACTTCCGGCCGCGCGCGGCGCTCGCGGACCGGTTCCGGGCCGGCCGGGTCTTCCTCGCGGGCGACGCGGCCCATGTCCACTCCCCGGCCGGCGGCCAGGGCCTGAACACCAGCGTCCAGGACGCGTACAACCTCGGCTGGAAGCTCGGCCAGGTGCTGCGGCACGGCGCCGCGCCCGCGCTGCTCGACTCGTACGAGGCGGAACGCCGCCCGGTCGCGGCGGAGATGCTCGGCCTGTCGACCCGTATCCACCGGGGCGAGGCCCGCAGGGGCGCGGCGACGCGCCAGCTGGGCCTCGGCTACCGGGACGGCCCGCTGTCGAGGGGCGCGGCGGGCGCGCTGCGCGCGGGAGACCGGGCCCCCGACGGCCCACTGACGGCGGACCCACTCAACACCGGATCCGACGACACCACGGCTTCCGGCGACACCACGATCTTCGACGCGCTGCGCGGCCCCCACTTCACCCTGCTGGCGGTGGCCACGGACGCCGAACTCCCGCCGCTGGACGAGCGGTTGGTGCACCGGCACCCGGTCGGGCCGTACGAACCGTACGGCAAGGGCCTCTTCCTGATCCGGCCGGACGGTTACGTGGGCTGGGCGGGCGAGGACGCGACGGGCCTGCGGGAGTGGCTGCGGACGGTGGGCGCCGACACCAGCGAGGACGGAAGGTAG